One window of Halopelagius longus genomic DNA carries:
- a CDS encoding alkaline phosphatase D family protein, giving the protein MADKQDDVNVTNRRNFMKAAGAAAVGASAPLLDADIVRGVSAESVEEGAVDWTTDGADADAFPLSVASGGPTDSGAILWTKLSEGAHSDSDPVYVRVGTDESFSETVYEGKVEADSVTADHDRVVKVDVDGELPGDSHLYFQFHHAGANSQVGRCRTLPAPDASPDSVRLAVVTCQSYQSGYYPAYGYIAEEDVDYIVHLGDQIYEYAGDSELEGRSVELPSGKDVVWNLEDYRHLWQTYRGDEFFQQALANHTLIPTWDDHEIINNRYWDYENQNPWTDDHPKSDDPEFLTKLFEAGIQAWWEYNPARVQYDPEADTLLDQFHLWHSVRFGDLLELPVTDERLFSSLPPGGDDAGQRQWGTPPNAPEADDGDRTRLGFEQRKWLLETLKSTDATWKAWTNEVALSPLWLAFGDDSQFGRNYDAWDGYQHERREILGQLSHFDVNNFVAFTGDMHTYMVSNLLNDWESVENRTPVVPEEEKVGVELMTPAISSNSGTSDFWSVGEQIAEEQGSDDLTNERMTEVVLEENPHVEFFNAKYNGYSVAEFTPDHCTWTTYAVDDLVDDADAACDVLRKYRVPAGSVELEQLEATDSPEGFSEK; this is encoded by the coding sequence ATGGCGGACAAACAAGACGACGTGAATGTAACAAACAGAAGAAACTTCATGAAAGCGGCTGGTGCCGCGGCGGTCGGTGCCTCCGCGCCGCTTCTCGACGCCGACATCGTCCGCGGCGTCAGCGCCGAGTCGGTCGAGGAAGGCGCCGTCGATTGGACGACGGACGGGGCCGACGCCGACGCGTTCCCCTTGTCGGTCGCGAGCGGGGGTCCCACCGACTCCGGGGCCATCCTCTGGACGAAGCTCTCCGAGGGCGCACACTCCGACTCCGACCCCGTGTACGTCCGGGTCGGAACCGACGAGTCGTTCTCGGAGACGGTGTACGAGGGGAAAGTCGAGGCCGACTCGGTCACGGCGGACCACGACCGAGTGGTGAAGGTGGACGTGGACGGGGAACTCCCGGGCGACAGCCACCTCTACTTCCAGTTCCACCACGCGGGTGCGAACAGTCAGGTCGGTCGCTGTCGCACGCTCCCCGCGCCGGACGCGAGTCCCGACAGCGTGCGTCTGGCCGTCGTCACCTGCCAGTCGTACCAGAGCGGCTACTACCCGGCGTACGGCTACATCGCCGAAGAGGACGTCGACTACATCGTCCACCTCGGCGACCAAATCTACGAGTACGCGGGCGACTCCGAACTCGAAGGGCGCTCCGTCGAACTCCCCAGCGGTAAGGACGTGGTGTGGAACTTAGAGGACTACCGGCACCTCTGGCAGACGTACCGCGGCGACGAGTTCTTCCAGCAGGCGCTGGCCAACCACACGCTCATCCCGACGTGGGACGACCACGAGATAATCAACAACCGCTACTGGGACTACGAGAACCAGAACCCGTGGACGGACGACCACCCCAAGAGCGACGACCCCGAGTTCCTGACGAAGCTGTTCGAGGCGGGGATTCAGGCGTGGTGGGAGTACAACCCCGCGCGCGTCCAGTACGACCCCGAGGCGGACACGCTTCTCGACCAGTTCCACCTGTGGCACAGCGTCCGCTTCGGCGACCTGCTGGAACTGCCGGTCACCGACGAACGCCTGTTCAGTTCGCTCCCGCCGGGCGGCGACGACGCCGGGCAACGCCAGTGGGGGACGCCGCCGAACGCGCCCGAGGCCGACGACGGCGACCGGACGCGACTCGGCTTCGAGCAACGGAAGTGGCTCCTCGAGACGCTGAAATCCACCGACGCGACGTGGAAGGCGTGGACGAACGAAGTCGCGCTCTCGCCGCTGTGGCTCGCGTTCGGCGACGACTCGCAGTTCGGCCGGAACTACGACGCGTGGGACGGCTACCAGCACGAACGGAGGGAGATCCTCGGCCAACTGTCGCACTTCGACGTGAACAACTTCGTCGCGTTCACGGGCGACATGCACACCTACATGGTGTCGAACCTGCTGAACGACTGGGAGAGCGTCGAGAACCGCACGCCCGTCGTCCCCGAGGAGGAGAAGGTCGGCGTCGAACTGATGACGCCCGCAATCTCCAGCAACTCCGGCACCTCGGACTTCTGGAGCGTCGGCGAGCAGATAGCCGAGGAGCAGGGCTCGGACGACCTGACGAACGAGCGGATGACCGAAGTCGTCCTCGAAGAGAACCCCCACGTGGAGTTCTTCAACGCCAAGTACAACGGCTACTCCGTCGCGGAGTTCACCCCCGACCACTGCACGTGGACGACGTACGCCGTCGACGACTTGGTGGACGACGCCGACGCCGCCTGCGACGTCCTCCGGAAGTACCGCGTCCCGGCGGGGAGCGTCGAACTGGAGCAACTGGAAGCGACCGACTCGCCCGAGGGCTTCTCCGAGAAGTAA
- the hemB gene encoding porphobilinogen synthase: MNFSDRPRRLRTDGVRPLVSETRLDATDLVAPVFVDATADERVPIETMPGHERVPLSEAVARVREVLETGVEAVMLFGIPESKDERGTRAWAEDGVVQEATRRITAETDAYVITDVCLCEYTSHGHCGVLEDRAREDPNLTVRNDETLELLSKIAVSHAEAGADMVAPSSMTDGMVGAIREGLDDAGFESVPIMSYAAKYESAFYGPFRDAADGAPAFGDRRHYQMDPANAREALREVRLDVEQGADVLMVKPALAYLDIVRAVREEFEHPVAAYNVSGEYAMLHAAADKGWVDLEETAYESLVSMKRAGADLIVTYFAEDLAARL; the protein is encoded by the coding sequence ATGAACTTCAGCGACCGACCGCGCAGGCTCCGCACGGACGGCGTGCGACCCCTCGTCAGCGAGACGCGACTGGACGCGACGGACCTCGTCGCGCCCGTCTTCGTGGACGCGACGGCGGACGAACGCGTCCCCATCGAGACGATGCCCGGCCACGAACGGGTCCCGCTCTCGGAGGCCGTCGCGCGCGTGAGAGAGGTACTGGAGACGGGCGTCGAGGCGGTCATGCTGTTCGGCATCCCCGAGTCGAAGGACGAACGCGGGACGCGCGCGTGGGCCGAAGACGGCGTCGTACAGGAGGCGACGCGCCGAATCACCGCCGAGACGGACGCCTACGTCATCACCGACGTCTGCCTCTGTGAGTACACGAGCCACGGCCACTGCGGGGTACTGGAGGACCGCGCCCGCGAGGACCCGAACCTCACCGTTCGCAACGACGAGACGCTCGAACTCCTCTCGAAGATTGCCGTCTCCCACGCCGAGGCGGGCGCGGACATGGTCGCGCCGAGTTCGATGACCGACGGCATGGTCGGCGCGATTCGGGAAGGGTTAGACGACGCCGGGTTCGAGAGCGTCCCCATCATGTCCTACGCCGCGAAGTACGAGAGCGCGTTCTACGGCCCGTTCCGCGACGCCGCCGACGGCGCGCCGGCGTTCGGCGACCGGCGGCACTACCAGATGGACCCCGCGAACGCCCGGGAGGCCCTTCGAGAGGTCCGACTCGACGTCGAACAGGGTGCGGACGTACTGATGGTGAAGCCCGCCCTCGCGTACCTCGACATCGTCCGGGCCGTCCGCGAGGAGTTCGAGCATCCGGTGGCGGCGTACAACGTCTCCGGCGAGTACGCGATGCTTCACGCCGCCGCCGACAAGGGGTGGGTCGATTTAGAGGAGACCGCGTACGAGTCGCTGGTGTCGATGAAACGCGCGGGCGCGGACCTCATCGTGACGTACTTCGCCGAGGACCTGGCCGCTCGCCTGTGA
- a CDS encoding DUF5786 family protein has product MSMGAYDEDEHERRERKNGSVDAGFDDERTVYHGKVEYDSGDSAEALLDQFREMKDE; this is encoded by the coding sequence ATGTCAATGGGGGCATACGACGAAGACGAACACGAGCGCCGTGAGCGAAAGAACGGGTCCGTCGACGCGGGGTTCGACGACGAGCGTACCGTCTACCACGGCAAAGTGGAGTACGACTCGGGGGACTCCGCGGAGGCCCTCTTAGACCAGTTCCGCGAGATGAAAGACGAGTGA
- a CDS encoding ammonium transporter, which translates to MLSPLQTDLAAVVEGVNLVWVLTVTFLIFFMHAGFAMLEAGQVRSKNVANQLTKNLLTWSVGVIVYFLLGAAVSTIVGGLTGGGSVSVGGAFADLYAPEATSAWVDWLFGAVFAMTAATIVSGAVAGRARLRAYVAYTVLLAGVVYPVVVGFTWGGGFLDAMGFHDFAGGMIVHGMGGIAGLTAAWIIGPRMDRYNADGSANVIPGHSMTFAVLGTLILAFGWYGFNVGTAASPLALTESGEVTLGAFTYVGRAALVTTLGMAAGAIGAAGMAMYRTGKVDTLYVANGLLAGLVGVTSLADAIVWPGAVVVGLLCGVQLPLVFSFVEKRLKIDDVCAVFPVHGSAGVLGALLYPAFATSVWSGSASFVGAAVPQVVGVAVIAAWTFAATAAVFGVFRAAGQARVTREHEREGLDTSEHGVDTYPEFGPESDAGVRADGGVFTEAEREE; encoded by the coding sequence ATGCTAAGTCCCCTGCAAACCGACCTCGCGGCGGTGGTAGAGGGCGTGAACCTCGTGTGGGTGCTGACCGTCACGTTCCTCATCTTCTTCATGCACGCGGGCTTTGCGATGCTGGAAGCGGGGCAAGTCCGCTCGAAGAACGTCGCGAACCAGTTGACGAAGAACCTGCTGACGTGGAGCGTCGGCGTCATCGTCTACTTCCTCCTCGGAGCCGCCGTCTCGACTATCGTCGGCGGACTCACGGGCGGAGGCTCCGTCTCCGTGGGCGGGGCGTTCGCGGACCTGTACGCGCCGGAAGCCACGTCGGCGTGGGTCGATTGGCTGTTCGGCGCGGTGTTCGCGATGACCGCCGCAACCATCGTCTCCGGCGCGGTGGCCGGACGGGCGAGACTCCGCGCGTACGTCGCCTACACCGTCCTTCTGGCGGGCGTCGTCTACCCCGTCGTCGTCGGATTCACGTGGGGAGGCGGCTTCCTCGACGCGATGGGCTTCCACGACTTCGCGGGCGGCATGATAGTCCACGGGATGGGCGGCATCGCCGGCCTGACCGCCGCGTGGATCATCGGTCCGCGGATGGACCGCTACAACGCCGACGGGAGCGCGAACGTCATCCCCGGTCACTCGATGACGTTCGCCGTCCTCGGCACTCTGATTCTCGCGTTCGGCTGGTACGGCTTCAACGTCGGCACCGCCGCCTCCCCCCTCGCCCTCACCGAGAGCGGCGAGGTGACCCTCGGCGCGTTCACCTACGTCGGCCGCGCCGCCCTCGTGACGACTCTCGGCATGGCCGCCGGGGCCATCGGCGCGGCCGGCATGGCCATGTACCGGACCGGGAAGGTCGACACGCTGTACGTCGCGAACGGCCTGCTCGCCGGCCTCGTCGGCGTCACGTCCCTCGCTGACGCCATCGTCTGGCCCGGCGCAGTCGTCGTCGGCCTCCTCTGCGGCGTCCAACTACCCCTCGTCTTCTCGTTCGTCGAGAAGCGCCTGAAGATAGACGACGTCTGCGCGGTGTTCCCGGTTCACGGCTCCGCGGGCGTGCTGGGTGCGCTCCTGTACCCCGCCTTCGCCACGAGCGTCTGGTCCGGAAGCGCCTCGTTCGTCGGCGCGGCCGTCCCGCAGGTCGTCGGCGTCGCGGTCATCGCCGCGTGGACGTTCGCCGCGACGGCGGCCGTCTTCGGCGTCTTCCGCGCGGCGGGACAGGCGCGCGTCACGCGCGAACACGAACGCGAGGGACTCGACACCTCGGAGCACGGCGTAGACACCTACCCCGAGTTCGGCCCCGAATCGGACGCCGGCGTCCGCGCGGACGGCGGTGTGTTCACGGAAGCGGAGCGTGAGGAGTAA
- a CDS encoding DedA family protein: MDALPVQVAQMPAELQALLNSRWAYVALFCVFVLEGAMLMYFMPSELVVPAALVLLGVDQLVGVIAVAVLGATVGQYALFKVAQRGGREYLLSKRWFKISEEKLDRFDGWFDRWGPIVVPVSNTLLFTRGMITVPAGFSDMNDRKFVVLSAVGTLSFESILAALYVYFDTML; this comes from the coding sequence ATGGACGCCCTGCCGGTACAAGTCGCGCAGATGCCCGCCGAACTGCAGGCGCTTTTGAACTCCCGGTGGGCCTACGTGGCGCTGTTCTGCGTCTTCGTCTTAGAGGGCGCGATGTTGATGTACTTCATGCCGAGCGAACTCGTCGTCCCCGCGGCGCTCGTTCTCCTCGGCGTCGACCAACTCGTCGGCGTCATCGCCGTCGCCGTCCTCGGGGCGACGGTCGGACAGTACGCCCTGTTCAAAGTCGCCCAACGCGGCGGCCGGGAGTATCTCCTCTCGAAGCGATGGTTCAAGATAAGCGAGGAGAAACTCGACAGATTCGACGGCTGGTTCGACCGCTGGGGACCGATAGTCGTCCCGGTGAGCAACACCCTCCTGTTCACGCGCGGGATGATAACCGTCCCCGCCGGGTTCTCCGACATGAACGACAGGAAGTTCGTCGTCCTCTCCGCCGTCGGGACGCTCTCGTTCGAGTCGATCCTCGCGGCGCTCTACGTCTACTTCGATACGATGCTGTGA
- the hemL gene encoding glutamate-1-semialdehyde 2,1-aminomutase, translating to MNHDESRDLYDRALSVMPGGVNSSVRAVRPYPFFVERGDGAHVVDADGNRYIDYVLGYGPLLYGHDMPDPVRSAVQSYASDGPMYGAPTEIEVEHAEFVARHVPSVEKVRFVNSGTEATVSAVRLARGYTGRDKIVVMKGGYHGAQESTLVEGEPGDTAPSTKGIPDSFAEHTIPVPFNDPEAVDEVFEEYGDDVAAVLTEPILGNTGIVHPVEGYLEHLREVTEEYGSLLIFDEVITGFRVGGLQCAQGKFGVTPDVTTFGKIVGGGFPVGAIGGRADIIEQFSPSGDVFQSGTFSGHPVTMAAGHAYLTYAAENDVYDYVNELGEKLRRGLTDVVEDNAPSYTVVGTDSMFKVIFTREGPDDLTGACEAGCVQRESCPRYDYCPKTGADVANAETERWERIFWQEMKDRGVFLTANQFESQFVSYAHTEEDIEQTLEAYKETL from the coding sequence ATGAATCACGACGAGTCCCGCGACCTGTACGACCGGGCGCTTTCGGTGATGCCCGGCGGGGTCAACTCATCGGTTCGCGCGGTGCGACCGTACCCGTTCTTCGTCGAACGCGGCGACGGCGCGCACGTCGTAGACGCGGACGGGAACCGCTACATCGACTACGTGCTGGGCTACGGGCCGTTGCTGTACGGCCACGACATGCCCGACCCGGTTCGCTCGGCGGTGCAGTCGTACGCCTCCGACGGCCCGATGTACGGCGCGCCCACCGAGATAGAGGTCGAACACGCCGAGTTCGTCGCGCGGCACGTCCCGAGCGTCGAGAAGGTGCGGTTCGTCAACTCCGGCACCGAGGCGACGGTGTCCGCGGTGCGCCTCGCCCGCGGGTACACCGGCCGCGACAAGATAGTCGTCATGAAGGGCGGCTACCACGGCGCACAGGAGTCCACCCTCGTCGAGGGCGAACCCGGCGACACCGCTCCGAGTACGAAGGGCATCCCCGACTCGTTCGCCGAGCACACCATCCCGGTGCCGTTCAACGACCCCGAGGCCGTAGACGAGGTGTTCGAGGAGTACGGCGACGACGTCGCCGCCGTCCTGACGGAACCCATCCTCGGCAACACGGGCATCGTCCACCCCGTCGAGGGCTACCTCGAACACCTCCGCGAGGTGACCGAGGAGTACGGGTCGCTCCTGATATTCGACGAGGTCATCACCGGCTTCCGCGTCGGCGGCCTGCAGTGCGCGCAGGGGAAGTTCGGCGTCACGCCCGACGTGACGACGTTCGGGAAGATAGTCGGCGGCGGGTTCCCCGTCGGCGCCATCGGCGGGCGCGCGGACATAATAGAGCAGTTCTCGCCCTCCGGCGACGTGTTCCAGTCGGGCACCTTCTCCGGGCACCCGGTGACGATGGCCGCGGGTCACGCCTACCTGACGTACGCCGCGGAGAACGACGTCTACGACTACGTGAACGAACTCGGCGAGAAACTCCGCCGCGGCCTGACCGACGTCGTGGAGGACAACGCCCCCTCCTACACCGTCGTCGGCACCGACTCGATGTTCAAGGTTATCTTCACGCGCGAGGGGCCGGACGACCTGACGGGCGCGTGCGAGGCCGGATGCGTCCAACGGGAGTCCTGCCCGCGGTACGACTACTGCCCGAAGACCGGCGCGGACGTGGCGAACGCCGAAACCGAGCGCTGGGAGCGCATCTTCTGGCAGGAGATGAAAGACCGCGGCGTCTTCCTCACGGCGAACCAGTTCGAGTCGCAGTTCGTCTCCTACGCCCACACCGAGGAGGACATCGAGCAGACGTTGGAAGCGTACAAAGAGACGCTGTAG
- a CDS encoding P-II family nitrogen regulator gives MSEDVPNDGEIRLVMAVVRPDKLGDVKQALAEVGAPSLTVTNVSGRGSQPAKKGQWRGEEYTVDLHQKVKIECVVADISAETVADAIAEAARTGEPGDGKVFIMPVDDAVQVRTGKTGRDAV, from the coding sequence ATGAGTGAAGACGTACCCAACGACGGAGAGATTCGACTGGTAATGGCCGTCGTCCGGCCGGACAAGCTGGGCGACGTGAAGCAAGCGCTGGCGGAGGTCGGCGCGCCGTCGCTGACGGTGACGAACGTCTCCGGCCGGGGGTCGCAACCGGCCAAGAAAGGGCAGTGGCGCGGCGAGGAGTACACCGTCGACCTCCACCAGAAGGTCAAGATAGAGTGCGTCGTCGCCGACATCTCCGCCGAAACGGTGGCGGACGCCATCGCAGAGGCCGCCCGAACCGGCGAACCCGGCGACGGCAAAGTGTTCATCATGCCCGTCGACGACGCCGTGCAGGTCCGCACGGGCAAGACCGGACGCGACGCCGTCTGA
- a CDS encoding PHP domain-containing protein: protein MIRDRNGEFDGATPVADLHLHTTASDGTLTVSELPAAAREGGVPVVAVTDHDRVHPELDAPVTTLEGVTVVRGIELRVDAGDQRVDLLGYGVEDAPAIRDLTERIQADRKDRGRRIVERVESHLGVSLDVELREGVGRPNVARAIEESDAPYDYQGAFDHLIGDDGPCYVARWVPDFEAGVAALRESCAVVGLAHPFRYPDPESALELTSELDAVERFYPYGGESKEREDKALLAEYVERNDLIATGGSDAHEKTLGVAGPPRDAFEAFAARVPGV from the coding sequence GTGATACGGGACCGCAACGGCGAGTTCGACGGCGCGACGCCGGTCGCAGACTTACATCTCCACACGACGGCTTCGGACGGGACGCTCACCGTCTCGGAACTGCCGGCGGCGGCGCGGGAGGGCGGCGTCCCGGTGGTGGCCGTCACCGACCACGACAGGGTTCACCCGGAACTCGACGCGCCCGTGACGACCCTCGAAGGGGTGACCGTCGTCCGCGGCATCGAACTCCGCGTGGACGCGGGCGACCAGCGAGTGGACCTCCTCGGGTACGGCGTCGAGGACGCGCCCGCGATACGCGACCTGACGGAGCGAATCCAAGCCGACCGGAAGGACCGCGGGCGGCGAATCGTCGAACGGGTGGAGTCGCACCTCGGGGTCTCCCTCGACGTGGAACTGCGCGAGGGCGTCGGCAGGCCGAACGTCGCGCGGGCCATCGAGGAGAGCGACGCGCCGTACGACTATCAGGGCGCGTTCGACCACCTCATCGGCGACGACGGACCGTGTTACGTCGCGCGGTGGGTCCCCGACTTCGAGGCGGGCGTCGCCGCCCTGCGGGAGTCGTGCGCCGTCGTCGGACTCGCGCACCCGTTCCGGTACCCCGACCCGGAGTCGGCGCTGGAACTCACGTCCGAACTCGACGCGGTCGAGCGGTTCTACCCCTACGGCGGAGAGAGCAAAGAGCGGGAAGACAAGGCGCTCCTCGCCGAGTACGTCGAGCGAAACGACCTGATCGCCACCGGCGGGAGCGACGCGCACGAGAAGACCCTCGGCGTCGCCGGGCCGCCGCGGGACGCGTTCGAGGCGTTCGCCGCGCGCGTGCCGGGCGTCTGA
- a CDS encoding DUF5784 family protein, with protein sequence MARPLRFRHAPGRWTADRVRRDVYDDLDRNLGATMTSPWFKPPSAFEGYRFEMDNGDVALFLWNDDEAYWLGNTETPKCLWKTEKYGFTEVPHGVSRWATKELTAQLHEESPWLEPYPHLSWYFLPVFLSKDGRETTRTFFRDHAAGFPDATAEEALEYFESFLRTGVLDDDREVMAGKLGTSEYLDLTRMTAAMGEFNAARVLHDAGYDLEPEIPVSTGHAIDYRVQKDGDGTLVEVTRPLPPNRRNAGTGVAAVRDTAETKSVGQLQEHGGGVVLFVDCSSFPDDDWMAVKSEKPEVHHRPAVVFRTRPDGRVDGYTKGRVPLELPF encoded by the coding sequence GTGGCACGCCCGCTTCGATTCCGGCACGCGCCCGGCCGATGGACCGCAGACCGGGTCCGTCGGGACGTCTACGACGACCTCGACCGAAATCTCGGCGCGACGATGACCTCGCCGTGGTTCAAGCCCCCCTCCGCGTTCGAGGGGTACCGATTCGAGATGGACAACGGCGACGTTGCGCTCTTTCTGTGGAACGACGACGAAGCGTACTGGCTCGGGAACACGGAGACGCCGAAGTGTCTGTGGAAGACCGAGAAGTACGGCTTCACCGAAGTACCGCACGGCGTCTCGCGGTGGGCGACGAAGGAACTGACGGCGCAACTCCACGAGGAGTCGCCGTGGCTCGAACCGTACCCGCACCTCTCGTGGTACTTCCTGCCCGTCTTCCTCTCGAAGGACGGCCGGGAGACGACGCGGACGTTCTTCCGAGACCACGCCGCCGGATTCCCCGACGCGACGGCCGAGGAGGCCTTGGAGTACTTCGAGTCGTTCCTCCGGACGGGCGTCTTAGACGACGACCGGGAGGTGATGGCCGGCAAACTCGGCACCTCCGAGTATCTGGACCTCACGCGGATGACGGCCGCTATGGGCGAGTTCAACGCGGCGAGGGTGCTCCACGACGCCGGCTACGACCTCGAACCGGAGATTCCGGTCTCGACGGGGCACGCCATCGACTACCGGGTCCAGAAGGACGGCGACGGTACCCTCGTCGAGGTGACGAGGCCGTTGCCGCCGAACCGCAGAAACGCGGGCACCGGCGTCGCCGCCGTCCGCGACACGGCCGAGACGAAGTCCGTCGGGCAGTTACAGGAACACGGCGGCGGCGTCGTCCTGTTCGTCGACTGCTCGTCGTTCCCGGACGACGACTGGATGGCCGTCAAAAGCGAGAAGCCGGAGGTCCACCACCGTCCGGCGGTGGTGTTTCGGACGCGGCCCGACGGCCGCGTGGACGGGTACACGAAGGGGCGGGTGCCCCTCGAACTGCCGTTTTAG
- a CDS encoding CPBP family glutamic-type intramembrane protease produces the protein MDASPVTLAGLVVALVGFELLDRAREALELTGDDELRDHLWKWVVPAVLLVVVALEGKTLASVGWRVGSAPEFLGDVAVGVAVMLGTNFLMAPVWARVGDGGESLLEGIRSFASLSIPERLFVAFTAGATEEFAFHGYAVERLLALTGSYPVAGFVSFAAFTLGHHGETWDRNAVVRIAQPALLTTLLYLWFRSLPVLVAVHTVNDVVGLLAVERYAPEDADDEKEEAAVVRWLGGDR, from the coding sequence ATGGACGCCTCGCCGGTCACCCTCGCGGGACTCGTCGTCGCCCTCGTCGGCTTCGAGCTGCTGGACCGCGCGAGGGAAGCGCTCGAGTTGACCGGCGACGACGAACTCCGGGACCACCTCTGGAAGTGGGTCGTTCCGGCCGTCCTCCTTGTCGTCGTCGCCCTCGAAGGGAAGACGCTCGCGTCCGTCGGGTGGCGCGTCGGGTCGGCCCCCGAGTTCCTCGGCGACGTGGCCGTCGGCGTCGCGGTGATGCTCGGGACGAACTTCCTGATGGCTCCCGTGTGGGCGCGGGTGGGCGACGGCGGCGAGAGCCTCCTGGAGGGGATTCGGTCGTTCGCCTCGCTGTCGATTCCGGAGCGACTGTTCGTCGCGTTCACGGCGGGCGCGACGGAGGAGTTCGCGTTCCACGGCTACGCCGTCGAGCGACTGCTCGCTCTCACCGGCAGTTACCCCGTCGCCGGGTTCGTCTCGTTCGCGGCGTTCACGCTCGGTCACCACGGGGAGACGTGGGACCGCAACGCCGTCGTCCGCATCGCTCAACCCGCGCTTTTGACGACGCTTCTGTACCTGTGGTTTCGGTCGCTTCCCGTCCTCGTGGCGGTGCACACGGTGAACGACGTGGTCGGACTGCTCGCTGTCGAACGGTACGCACCCGAGGACGCCGACGACGAAAAAGAGGAGGCGGCCGTCGTTCGGTGGTTGGGAGGCGACCGGTAG
- a CDS encoding DUF5789 family protein translates to MRLNGTGDLIDAHEYPATTEELVEQYGEHTIELPNGSETLAEVLERAGSETYTCADDARNAVFCGLGHEAIGRRYYSDRDVYTVGENGPQQVSF, encoded by the coding sequence ATGCGCCTGAACGGAACCGGCGATCTGATAGACGCCCACGAGTATCCCGCGACCACCGAAGAACTCGTCGAACAGTACGGCGAGCACACCATCGAACTCCCGAACGGGTCCGAGACGCTCGCGGAGGTACTCGAACGCGCGGGTTCGGAGACCTACACCTGCGCGGACGACGCGCGGAACGCGGTGTTCTGCGGTCTCGGCCACGAGGCTATCGGTCGTCGGTACTACAGCGACCGAGACGTCTACACGGTCGGCGAGAACGGTCCCCAACAGGTTTCTTTCTAA
- a CDS encoding DUF6757 family protein, translated as MKCHYCDREAAYAAEKDGIKVGLCERHFRERVEELADSEELAALREQIDIERSE; from the coding sequence ATGAAGTGCCACTACTGCGACCGCGAGGCCGCGTACGCCGCCGAGAAAGACGGAATCAAGGTGGGTCTCTGCGAGCGGCACTTCCGAGAGCGAGTGGAGGAACTCGCCGACTCAGAAGAACTCGCCGCCCTGAGAGAGCAGATCGACATCGAGCGCTCCGAGTGA
- a CDS encoding YhjD/YihY/BrkB family envelope integrity protein codes for MSYLGGRSDFLLAVLRATQEHDVEYPAASLAYYGFVALFPLLLLVLTLVDRSAAVRVHEVTPPFLTPDVQALVWEAAVTSSGRLGSTVLAILVLAWSGANVAVGFLTVVERVEGEDDRSYSEQLRGAVAVLLSLVLALSLILCTSVVFSLFPNSPFVSAAAVVTLLAVLTVAFLPAYYVPARRITEPTAALPGAFIAAVGWTTLLVVVHLYAVNASRYAIYGVISGIIIILTSVYVASFVLFLGLIVNETLSGELAAADADADSAFDTG; via the coding sequence ATGTCGTATCTCGGCGGGCGGTCCGACTTTCTCTTGGCGGTCCTCCGAGCGACGCAGGAACACGACGTGGAGTACCCGGCGGCGTCGCTGGCGTACTACGGCTTCGTCGCGCTGTTTCCCCTGTTGCTGTTGGTGCTGACGCTCGTCGACCGGTCGGCGGCCGTCCGGGTTCACGAGGTGACGCCGCCGTTTCTCACGCCCGACGTCCAGGCGTTGGTGTGGGAGGCGGCGGTGACGAGTTCGGGGCGACTCGGCTCGACGGTGCTCGCGATTCTCGTCCTCGCGTGGAGCGGAGCGAACGTCGCCGTCGGCTTTCTGACCGTCGTCGAACGCGTCGAGGGCGAGGACGACCGATCGTACTCCGAGCAACTCCGCGGCGCCGTCGCCGTCCTCCTCTCTTTGGTTCTCGCGCTCTCTCTGATACTCTGTACGAGCGTCGTCTTCTCGCTGTTCCCGAACTCGCCGTTCGTCTCCGCCGCCGCCGTCGTGACCCTCCTCGCCGTCCTCACCGTCGCGTTCCTCCCGGCGTACTACGTCCCCGCGCGGCGGATAACCGAACCGACGGCGGCGCTTCCCGGCGCGTTCATCGCGGCGGTCGGATGGACGACGCTCCTCGTCGTCGTCCACCTCTACGCCGTCAACGCCTCGCGGTACGCCATCTACGGCGTCATAAGCGGCATCATCATCATCCTCACGAGCGTGTACGTCGCCTCGTTCGTCCTCTTCTTGGGCCTCATCGTCAACGAGACGCTCAGCGGCGAACTCGCCGCCGCCGACGCCGACGCAGACAGCGCGTTCGACACCGGATAG